One region of Xyrauchen texanus isolate HMW12.3.18 chromosome 11, RBS_HiC_50CHRs, whole genome shotgun sequence genomic DNA includes:
- the LOC127652096 gene encoding uncharacterized protein LOC127652096 → MWVNVIFIVFLNTKCLVDTLPFKDGHINTEEKWRSMENFRLHAFSPRFKSGPQDIPPAPVLKLPKSVRISASQLHKELFTPEVGIRPVSELVKSILLPGNPPPKPPPSTAERKVQVLCFLDRMYVRILRSVFSSPKASEHLKMGSCPVNKVTTTHYYFTSPLTGCDVRRREDDNRVIYSNTLCYKPPVNGPVVWELPFSVPVHCRYTKFHRSYQVGFLPKIGSKTLYRGLQTRGGVTLTAMDASWNVIPASQSFLIGQPICFEAQGPKSGKNERLYLNRCIVTSSEKPVDKYVVVANYGCLVNSKNNSLTKFYTTADKTTVRLCFPAFIFTDAMPPYFNESCNQSEDDQSDRDQSSQGRKPHGQSGQSDWSSSDRDQSGQGRKPYDQSGQGRKPHGQSDDDQSDRDQSSQGREPHDQSDDDQSDDDQSSQGQDLDQLDHDQSSQGRKPHSQSDRNHQGRKPHDQSDDGQSDRDQSSQGRKPHDQSDDGQSSQGRKPHGQSDQGRKPHGQSDQGRKPHGQSDRDQSDRDDDQSSQGAKTASHTASQASQASQTTTSQTATSPAKAASHTASQASQMTASQTATSPAKAASHTASQASQMTTNQTATSPAKASMFLHCEFDLGPETPTAGAKSCMFNTQTNKWTELYDDPSVCDCCESTCHSPHRNSANNRYKSMTTSKSWEVKFWKEAFATHSSPHSLPEFSLAVENDDELFWDLDDY, encoded by the exons ATGTGGGTGAAcgttatatttattgtttttcttaaCACGAAGTGTTTGGTCGACACTTTACCTTTTAAGGATGGCCATATTAATACAGAGGAGAAATGGCGCTCTATGGAGAATTTCAGACTACATGCTTTTAGTCCACGATTCAAAAGTGGTCCACAAGATATACCACCAGCTCCTGTTTTAAAATTGCCAAAGTCAGTACGGATTTCGGCTTCTCAACTCCACAAAGAGCTTTTCACTCCAGAGGTGGGCATAAGGCCGGTGTCTGAACTCGTCAAATCAATACTACTGCCCGGGAATCCTCCTCCGAAACCGCCTCCATCTACTGCTGAAAGAAAAGTGCAGGTGTTGTGCTTCTTGGACCGAATGTATGTGAGAATCCTCAGGAGTGTTTTCTCCAGCCCCAAAGCATCGGAACACCTCAAGATGGGAAGCTGCCCTGTCAATAAAGTCACAACAACTCACTACTATTTTACATCACCTCTGACAGGGTGTGACGTAAGACGAAGG GAGGATGATAATAGGGTGATCTACTCTAATACACTTTGCTATAAACCACCCGTCAATGGGCCGGTCGTTTGGGAGCTGCCGTTTTCCGTGCCGGTTCACTGTCGCTACACTAA GTTCCATCGCTCTTATCAAGTTGGTTTCTTGCCCAAGATTGGGAGTAAAACCTTGTATAGAGGCCTACAAACTAGAGGAGGGGTTACACTTACTGCAATGGATG CATCTTGGAACGTGATTCCTGCTAGTCAGAGTTTTCTTATTGGCCAACCTATATGCTTTGAAGCCCAAGGCCCCAAAAGTGGTAAAAATGAGAGGCTGTATCTGAACCGCTGTATTGTCACTTCCTCTGAAAAACCAGTGGACAAATATGTTGTGGTTGCAAATTATGG ATGCCTGGTGAACAGCAAGAACAATAGTCTGACCAAGTTCTACACCACTGCTGACAAAACTACTGTGAGACTGTGCTTTCCAGCCTTTATATTTACAGATGCGATGCCACCTTATTTCAATGAGTCCTGTAATCAG tcagagGACGACCAGTCAGAccgcgaccagtccagccaaggccgcaagccacacggccagtcaggCCAGTCTGACTGGTCGTCGTCTGACCGCGACCAGTCAGGCCAAGGCCGCAAGCCATACGACCAGTCAggccaaggccgcaagccacacggccagtcagacGACGACCAGTCAGAccgcgaccagtccagccaaggccgcgAGCCACACGACCAGTCAGACGATGACCAGTCAGACgacgaccagtccagccaaggccaaGACCTTGACCAGTTAGACcacgaccagtccagccaaggccgcaagccacacaGCCAGTCTGACCGcaacca ccaaggccgcaagccacacgaCCAGTCAGACGATGGCCAGTCAGAccgcgaccagtccagccaaggccgcaagccacacgaCCAGTCAGACGATggccagtccagccaaggccgcaagccacacggtCAGTCAGaccaaggccgcaagccacacggtCAGTCAGaccaaggccgcaagccacacggccagtcagaccGCGACCAGTCAGACCGCGACgacgaccagtccagccaaggcg CCAAGAccgcaagccacacggccagtcaggCCAGTCAGGCCAGTCAGACGACGACCAGTCAGAccgcgaccagtccagccaaggccgcaagccacacggccagtcaggCCAGTCAGATGACGGCCAGTCAGAccgcgaccagtccagccaaggccgcaagccacacggccagtcaggCCAGTCAGATGACGACCAATCAGAccgcgaccagtccagccaaggcc TCAATGTTTCTGCATTGTGAGTTTGACCTGGGACCAGAAACTCCTACAGCTGGTGCAAAGTCATGCATGTTCAACACTCAAACCAATAA GTGGACTGAGCTGTATGATGACCCCTCTGTCTGTGACTGCTGTGAATCAACATGTCATTCCCCTCATAGAAATTCTG ctaACAATCGCTACAAGTCTATGACCACCAGTAAGTCTTGGGAAGTGAAATTTTGGAAGGAAGCCTTTGCAACCCATTCATCACCACATTCCCTGCCAGAGTTTAGTTTAGCTGTTGAGAATGATGACGAATTGTTCTGGGATTTGGATGACTACTAG